In Leptospira fletcheri, the genomic window GTCGCCGGGATCCGTTTATCGGATTCGTCGCGGATCAGGATCAATACGTTCAGGTCGGAAATGTCCGAAGCCTCACATAATTCTGAAATCGTGAATTTTCTCGCAGTTTCTCCCGCGCTTCCTAAATTCTCGCAGACGTAAGCGATCCACTTTTCCTCTCCGTACTTCTTCATATACTTCGCTATCGCGGAAGGACTATTGGAAGCATCGGTGAAGAAGCCTATTTTATTATGAAACTTTAATTTATTAACGAAGCCCCTCATTTTCCTGCCGTGCAAGGAAATGATTTTGGCGTCTTCCCAATTGATTCCTATTTTGGAGAAAGCCCTTTGCATGGAACTTGGAGCCGGAAGGAATTCGACATGTTCGGCTCCGATCTTTTTACGGATCATTCTTCCGATCCCGTAAAAAAGGGGGTCTCCGGAAGCCAAAACGCAGACCGTGTTTTCCTGGCAGAGTTCCGCGATTCTGTCTATGGCTGAAGAGATATTTTCCTTGAGCACGATCCGTTCCCCTTCGAATTGGGGAAAAAAATCCAGATGTCTCGAACCTCCCGCTAGCACGGTGGACATTGCGATCGCTCCCATCGCGAGACTCGACAGACCTACGCAACCATCGTCGCCTATTCCGACGACCACTACCGCTTTCAATTCGAGTCTCCTTTGGATGACAAGAGAAGGAGAGCATGAATGATCGCGACCGCGATCGTGCTCCCTCCTTTTCTACCCCTGGTCAATATGTAAGGCACGGGTTCGGGCATTTCCAATAGAGCTTCTTTGGATTCCGCAGCGGAAACGAAACCCACGGGAACTCCTAAGACGAGGGAAGGCCTGATTTTTTCTTCCTTGATCAATCTTACCAATTCCAAGAGCGCTGTCGGAGCGTTGCCGATCGCAATGATTCCCCCATCCAAAAGGCCCAAGCTTGCGGCCTTTCGCATGGATTCCACAGCTCGTGTGGAATCGAGTTCTTTGGCTTTTGAAATAACGTCCGGATCGGAGATAAAGCAGTGAGTCTTACATCCGTAGGAATCCAAACGATCCTTATTCAGACCGATCTGAATCATCTGAACATCACACACGATATTGCATCCGTTTTTTAGAGCGGATATCCCGGATACCACCCCTTCCGGATGGATTTTTACGAGCTCCTTGAATTCGAAGTCCGCAGTCGCGTGAATCACTCTGCGCACTACTTCCCAATCGTCGGGGGAATGGTTATGAGGTCCGGCTTCCCGATCGATGATTTCGAAGGAGCTGTTTTCAATGCTTCGACCCAGCGATGTCATTTGTCTCATATCGTTTACGTTCATTCGGGTTTCCTCGCTTATCGAATATAATTACGCGACGTACTGTCCTAGTGGAATTCCGTCGAAGTCTACGAGATGGCAAGACACTTTCAGATCCGCACCCGCGTGTTTGGTACAGTTTTCGGATACTTTTTTGCAGAGGACGGAAAGCACGTCCATGTGGCCCGTTTCTTTCCAAAGTTCCAGAACGTGTCTAGCGGTGTTCGCGGTCTTGGTCTCCGCGCAAACCTCTTCTGGAACTCCTTCCGTTCTTGCGATTTCCGCCAAGAGTTCGGTGTTAACCGAAGAACCTGCTCGGTGAGTCATCATAACGCCGTCCGCCATCTTGGAGAGTTTTCCGATCATTCCGACTACGACTACGAATTTCATGCCTTCTTTCGCGGCGCTTTTTAATCCCGTTCCGATAAAGTCGCCTACTTGTATAAAGGAGGCTGGTTCCAGATTCGGAAACAAATCCATTGCGAACTTCTCCGATTTTCCGCCGGTGGTGAGTACGACTGTGTCCGCTCCCAATTCCTTTGCGACGGATACTGCCTGGATGACGCTCGCTTTGTACGCCGCAGTAGAATAAGGCTTTACGATTCCCGTAGTGCCTAAAATGGATATTCCTCCGACTAGGCCGAGACGTTCATTCATCGTCTTTTTAGCCATATCGAGTCCGCCCGGAACGCTGATCGTTACTTCCGCTCCCGTATACTCGGATCCATTCAGTTCTTCTAATACCATTTCCGTGATATTCTTTCTAGGAACCGGGTTTATGGCGGGGCCTCCGATCGTCAGTCCGAGTCCGGGCTTCGTTACGGTAGCGACACCTTCTCCGCCGATCAGTAAGATTTCATTTCCGCTGTTGAGGCGGACTTCGGCGACCAACTCGGCGCCATGAGTACAATCGGGATCGTCACCCGCATCTTTGATTATGCTGCAAACCGCCGCTTCCCCGTTCGATTCGCATCGATGCAATTGAAAGGTCACCTTACGCTTATTGGGCAACGTCGTTTCTATTTCGGAAAGCAATTGGTTTGTGACCAATACTCTTACTGCGGCTTTAGCCGCGGCCGCCGAGCAAGCACCTGTCGTGAACCCTTCCCTTAATTCCTTTCCCGCCATAGAATTCGAGTACCTTTAAACTTCCGTCCGTGTCCTATCCTCTTTCAGTTCTTCCTGTCGAAAATAGGATTCCGATCCGATCGTTTCCCTTCCGATTCCTTTCGTTTCCAAAAAGGAGGCGATCTCGTCTAAAATCCGGCCGTTTCCGCTTAAAAAGAAATTCGAATAGGAATCTCCGGCATTCAATATCCAGCGCACAAAGGAAAGGGCCGAATCTACGGACCAAGAGTCGCCGGTGGATCGGACGGGAACGAATTCGACACCCGTCGCGTTTCCGATCCTTTCTTCCCGG contains:
- a CDS encoding cobalt-precorrin-5B (C(1))-methyltransferase, producing MAGKELREGFTTGACSAAAAKAAVRVLVTNQLLSEIETTLPNKRKVTFQLHRCESNGEAAVCSIIKDAGDDPDCTHGAELVAEVRLNSGNEILLIGGEGVATVTKPGLGLTIGGPAINPVPRKNITEMVLEELNGSEYTGAEVTISVPGGLDMAKKTMNERLGLVGGISILGTTGIVKPYSTAAYKASVIQAVSVAKELGADTVVLTTGGKSEKFAMDLFPNLEPASFIQVGDFIGTGLKSAAKEGMKFVVVVGMIGKLSKMADGVMMTHRAGSSVNTELLAEIARTEGVPEEVCAETKTANTARHVLELWKETGHMDVLSVLCKKVSENCTKHAGADLKVSCHLVDFDGIPLGQYVA
- a CDS encoding precorrin-8X methylmutase, translated to MNVNDMRQMTSLGRSIENSSFEIIDREAGPHNHSPDDWEVVRRVIHATADFEFKELVKIHPEGVVSGISALKNGCNIVCDVQMIQIGLNKDRLDSYGCKTHCFISDPDVISKAKELDSTRAVESMRKAASLGLLDGGIIAIGNAPTALLELVRLIKEEKIRPSLVLGVPVGFVSAAESKEALLEMPEPVPYILTRGRKGGSTIAVAIIHALLLLSSKGDSN
- the cbiE gene encoding precorrin-6y C5,15-methyltransferase (decarboxylating) subunit CbiE; protein product: MKAVVVVGIGDDGCVGLSSLAMGAIAMSTVLAGGSRHLDFFPQFEGERIVLKENISSAIDRIAELCQENTVCVLASGDPLFYGIGRMIRKKIGAEHVEFLPAPSSMQRAFSKIGINWEDAKIISLHGRKMRGFVNKLKFHNKIGFFTDASNSPSAIAKYMKKYGEEKWIAYVCENLGSAGETARKFTISELCEASDISDLNVLILIRDESDKRIPATVPYLDEMQYAKRIPKKGLITKKEVRVLSLAALEIRPNSIVWDIGAGSGSVSVEAAHLAYDGEVYAVEIDPEGIEIIEENVLSHKTDNVIVIHGRAPEAIMDLPAPDCVFVGGSKGSLAEIIETSYQKLNPGGRIVVNAITLDNVSEAYSTFKSLGIDQEVILMNISRGQKLADYLRYEALNPIHIFSATKPLQEAT